The following are encoded in a window of Providencia rettgeri genomic DNA:
- a CDS encoding dimethyl sulfoxide reductase anchor subunit family protein: MNIHHMELPLVFFTVMSQWGIGAVFALTLYQMKANKANLLSGSILRRAVLLIWLIEVIGSSMSMGHLGVPFAAYRSVLGLSHSWLSREAVTFVLLNGMITLWALSCWISPQVNRRNQLLGWLSALGGIAAIFVTAQVYYQMVAHPLWHTPATQIAFIGSAVVLGFSLVALFVIGQGKQLPPMSKIGVLIGVALVFVAQVIRLQLPASQGGSYLLWWQVVMSMLLPCIVAMKGYKAQQPSTSLTVLVMLAIFSGELAGRALFYGSVMIQAPWF, from the coding sequence ATGAATATTCATCATATGGAACTTCCGTTGGTATTTTTCACGGTGATGAGCCAGTGGGGGATAGGTGCTGTTTTCGCATTGACGCTGTACCAAATGAAAGCCAACAAAGCGAATCTATTGTCGGGGTCTATACTACGTCGTGCAGTGTTATTGATCTGGTTGATTGAAGTTATTGGTTCATCAATGTCAATGGGGCATTTAGGGGTACCTTTTGCAGCCTATCGTTCTGTACTTGGGTTAAGTCATTCGTGGTTAAGCCGTGAAGCGGTGACATTTGTACTATTAAACGGGATGATAACGCTCTGGGCACTGTCATGTTGGATCTCCCCTCAAGTAAATAGGCGCAATCAGTTACTCGGCTGGTTGAGTGCTCTTGGTGGTATTGCGGCTATTTTTGTGACTGCACAAGTATATTATCAAATGGTTGCACATCCATTATGGCATACGCCAGCGACGCAGATTGCATTTATCGGTAGTGCGGTTGTTCTTGGTTTTAGCCTAGTAGCCTTATTCGTTATTGGACAAGGAAAACAATTACCGCCAATGAGCAAAATAGGGGTGCTGATAGGCGTCGCACTGGTATTCGTGGCACAAGTCATTCGCTTGCAGCTACCTGCTAGTCAAGGAGGGAGTTATTTACTCTGGTGGCAGGTGGTGATGAGTATGTTACTGCCTTGTATAGTGGCGATGAAAGGATATAAAGCGCAACAGCCATCAACGAGTTTAACCGTCTTGGTGATGTTAGCTATATTTAGCGGTGAGTTAGCGGGGCGTGCACTATTTTATGGTTCGGTGATGATCCAAGCGCCGTGGTTCTAA
- a CDS encoding putative quinol monooxygenase — MLKVIAEDFIKKEAIETVIPLYRELVEATKQEPLCISYDLYVDQKDPGHFIFIEEWPNQEALDTHCASEHFKRLVPLINGYKKSDPIIKLMNSAFAPDK; from the coding sequence ATGTTAAAAGTCATTGCAGAAGATTTTATTAAAAAGGAAGCAATTGAAACAGTCATACCGTTATACCGTGAACTTGTTGAAGCAACTAAACAAGAGCCCCTTTGCATCAGTTATGATTTGTACGTTGACCAAAAAGATCCGGGACATTTTATTTTTATCGAAGAATGGCCTAACCAAGAAGCGCTTGATACCCACTGTGCTAGTGAGCATTTCAAGCGCCTCGTTCCCCTTATCAATGGTTATAAAAAATCCGACCCCATCATTAAGCTGATGAACAGCGCATTTGCACCAGATAAATAG
- the rne gene encoding ribonuclease E: protein MKRMLINATQQEELRVALVDGQRLYDLDIESPGHEQKKANIYKGKITRIEPSLEAAFVDYGAERHGFLPIKEIAREYFPSNYHSQGRPNIKDVLKEGQEVIVQVDKEERGNKGAALTTFISLAGSYLVLMPNNPRAGGISRRIEGEDRTELKEALSSLEIPDGMGLIVRTAGVGKSAESLQQDLLYRLRHWEAIQKAAENRPAPFLIHQESNVIVRAFRDYLRPDIGEILIDNPKVVEMARNHIEAIGRGDFASKIKYYSGDVPLFSHYQIESQIESAFQREVRLPSGGALVIDTTEALTAIDINSSRSTRGGDIEETAFNTNLEAADEIARQLRLRDLGGLIVIDFIDMTPVRHQREVENRLREAVRQDRARIQIARISRFGLLEMSRQRLSPSLGESSHHVCPRCMGTGTIRDNESLSLSVLRLIEEEALKENTHEVHAIVPVQIASYLLNEKRKAVSDIEQRQAHVRVVIVPNDQMQTPHFHVIRIRKGEEVNTLSYNLAQYHETETLAQSDETNAERKAPEQPAISAFALQEPVELPAAKPKEAVPTKAPVKSVANEPAQPGLFSKIAAFFKGLFGGEEEKVAEAPAPKTRNNDRRRNNDRRRNNERRNNNRRDRDENESRDNRDNRNNRNDRNASSEETNNRNKGRHNKNAAPQDEQTAENTNRDSQQQRREQRADRRRRQDEKRQQQTAKAQQDAQQDNVEATNAREEEEKRPVTPRRQRRQLTQKIRVTDNEQVVNNDIVKPVVSAPIAALPAPVATANQVEDQVQTGDQRDVTSQADGEEKQDTIIPRRSRRSPRHLRVSGQRRRRYRDERHLNSSPMPLTAAVASPELASGKVFIHYPIVQPQQESMPIITNEEMLEQQSITDVPVTETEQVTASQNSLPSVVTVAPVEVAQSAAVVAQVVESHVQAPVVEQPVAEQAVEGAPAEIEVEVESVEAIQPETLTEEVVDDVVEQVTANVVAASTETVKSDTTAPVEIEDVSVHTEITEEASAAEVIVETVSDTTEVEVNGAVKVSEPAAVTSLHKCHAYSPMTKAPAPETAGVPFEITEYQREASTFEGKGGAGGHVASNVATSEMAKPENF, encoded by the coding sequence ATGAAAAGAATGCTAATAAACGCAACTCAACAGGAAGAGTTGCGTGTTGCCCTTGTTGACGGGCAACGTCTCTATGATTTGGATATTGAAAGCCCAGGTCATGAGCAAAAAAAAGCGAATATTTACAAAGGTAAAATCACTCGTATCGAACCTAGTCTTGAAGCCGCTTTTGTTGATTATGGTGCAGAAAGACACGGTTTCCTTCCTATCAAAGAAATCGCTCGCGAATACTTCCCAAGCAACTACCACTCTCAAGGCCGCCCAAACATCAAAGATGTGTTAAAAGAAGGCCAAGAAGTTATTGTACAAGTTGATAAAGAAGAGCGTGGTAATAAAGGTGCCGCATTAACCACTTTTATTAGTCTGGCCGGTAGTTATTTAGTGTTAATGCCAAATAACCCACGTGCTGGGGGGATTTCTCGTCGTATTGAAGGGGAAGACCGTACAGAACTCAAAGAAGCGCTGTCTTCTTTAGAAATTCCAGATGGCATGGGTCTGATTGTTCGTACCGCAGGTGTGGGTAAATCCGCAGAATCTCTGCAACAAGATTTACTGTACCGCTTACGTCACTGGGAAGCTATCCAAAAAGCAGCTGAAAACCGCCCTGCGCCTTTCCTCATCCATCAGGAAAGTAACGTTATCGTTCGAGCATTCCGCGATTATTTACGCCCTGATATCGGCGAAATTCTGATCGACAACCCGAAAGTCGTCGAAATGGCGCGTAACCATATCGAAGCGATCGGTCGTGGTGATTTTGCCAGCAAAATCAAATACTACAGTGGTGATGTTCCCTTATTCAGTCATTACCAAATCGAATCTCAAATTGAATCTGCATTCCAGCGTGAAGTGCGTTTACCTTCCGGTGGCGCGTTAGTCATTGATACCACTGAAGCATTGACCGCAATTGATATCAACTCATCACGTTCAACACGTGGTGGTGACATCGAAGAAACCGCCTTCAATACTAACCTTGAAGCTGCTGATGAAATTGCTCGCCAATTACGCCTGCGAGATCTTGGTGGCCTTATCGTTATCGATTTTATCGATATGACCCCTGTTAGACATCAACGTGAAGTGGAAAACCGCTTACGTGAAGCGGTTCGCCAAGACCGTGCTCGCATTCAGATTGCCCGCATATCACGTTTCGGTTTATTAGAAATGTCCCGTCAACGTTTGAGCCCATCATTAGGTGAGTCAAGCCACCATGTGTGTCCACGTTGTATGGGCACAGGGACGATCCGGGATAACGAATCACTGTCATTGTCTGTGCTTCGTTTAATTGAAGAAGAAGCACTGAAAGAAAATACCCATGAAGTACATGCTATTGTTCCTGTACAAATCGCCTCTTACTTGCTGAATGAAAAACGCAAAGCCGTCAGCGATATTGAGCAACGCCAAGCTCACGTTCGCGTTGTTATCGTGCCAAACGACCAAATGCAGACGCCTCACTTCCATGTGATCCGTATCCGTAAAGGCGAAGAAGTCAATACCCTGAGCTATAACTTAGCTCAATATCACGAAACTGAAACCCTTGCTCAGAGTGATGAAACAAACGCTGAACGTAAAGCGCCAGAGCAACCTGCAATTTCTGCATTTGCCCTGCAAGAACCTGTAGAGCTTCCTGCTGCTAAACCGAAAGAAGCCGTCCCGACTAAGGCACCAGTAAAATCAGTCGCAAATGAGCCAGCTCAACCCGGTTTATTTAGCAAAATTGCGGCATTCTTTAAAGGTCTCTTTGGCGGTGAAGAAGAGAAAGTGGCTGAAGCGCCTGCGCCTAAAACACGCAATAATGACCGTCGCCGCAATAACGATCGTCGTCGTAATAACGAGCGTCGCAATAATAATCGCCGCGATCGTGATGAAAATGAAAGCAGAGACAATCGCGATAATCGTAACAACCGCAATGATCGTAATGCTTCATCGGAAGAAACGAATAATCGTAACAAAGGTCGTCACAATAAAAATGCGGCACCGCAAGATGAGCAAACCGCTGAAAACACCAATCGTGACAGCCAGCAACAGCGCCGTGAGCAACGTGCTGATCGCCGTCGTCGTCAAGATGAAAAACGTCAACAGCAAACGGCAAAAGCTCAACAAGATGCTCAGCAAGATAATGTTGAAGCAACAAATGCAAGGGAAGAAGAAGAGAAACGTCCTGTCACTCCTCGTCGCCAACGCCGTCAATTAACGCAAAAAATTCGCGTGACGGATAACGAACAAGTAGTGAATAATGATATTGTAAAGCCTGTTGTATCCGCTCCAATCGCAGCATTACCTGCCCCAGTTGCTACAGCTAATCAAGTTGAAGACCAAGTGCAAACTGGCGATCAGCGTGATGTAACCAGCCAAGCAGATGGCGAAGAGAAACAAGACACTATCATTCCTCGTCGTTCGCGCCGTTCTCCTCGTCACTTACGTGTAAGTGGTCAACGTCGCCGTCGTTACCGTGATGAGCGTCATCTTAATAGCTCACCAATGCCGTTAACCGCAGCAGTCGCGTCACCAGAACTTGCTTCAGGTAAAGTCTTTATTCATTACCCTATTGTGCAGCCTCAACAAGAGAGCATGCCAATTATTACGAATGAAGAAATGCTCGAACAACAAAGTATTACTGATGTACCAGTAACTGAAACTGAACAAGTGACAGCGTCACAAAATAGCTTACCGTCAGTTGTTACCGTTGCGCCCGTTGAAGTCGCTCAATCAGCAGCCGTTGTCGCACAAGTTGTAGAGAGTCACGTTCAAGCCCCTGTCGTTGAACAACCAGTTGCTGAGCAAGCTGTTGAGGGAGCACCTGCTGAAATTGAAGTTGAAGTCGAATCCGTTGAAGCAATTCAACCTGAGACGCTGACTGAAGAAGTGGTTGATGACGTGGTTGAACAAGTCACTGCCAATGTTGTGGCCGCGTCAACTGAAACCGTTAAATCAGACACCACAGCGCCTGTCGAAATCGAAGACGTATCAGTTCACACTGAAATCACCGAAGAAGCGTCCGCTGCTGAGGTTATCGTTGAAACAGTATCAGATACCACTGAAGTTGAAGTGAATGGCGCTGTTAAAGTGAGCGAGCCCGCAGCAGTAACAAGCTTGCATAAATGCCATGCGTATTCACCAATGACAAAAGCACCAGCCCCAGAAACTGCGGGTGTGCCATTTGAAATTACCGAGTACCAACGTGAAGCTTCTACTTTTGAAGGTAAAGGCGGTGCGGGTGGCCATGTCGCTTCAAATGTGGCAACTTCAGAGATGGCAAAACCCGAGAATTTCTAA
- the rluC gene encoding 23S rRNA pseudouridine(955/2504/2580) synthase RluC, producing MNTQNQVQFIDISDDEAGQRIDNFLLTKLKGVPKSMIYRIIRKGEVRVNKGRIKPEYKLIEGDQVRVPPVRVAERETATVSAKLDKVAALADCILFEDDSILVLNKPSGTAVHGGSGLSFGVIEGLRALRPEARFLELVHRLDRDTSGILLVAKKRSALRALHEQLRLKTMQKDYLALVRGNWQSHVKVVQAPLLKNILQSGERVVKVSSEGKPSETRFKVEERFENATLVKASPVTGRTHQIRVHTLYAGHPIAFDNRYGDEQFDSQLAGTGLNRLFLHASALKFTHPKTGEEMRLQAPMGQELTHCLKVLRQRKVTS from the coding sequence ATGAATACACAAAACCAAGTTCAATTTATAGACATCAGCGATGACGAGGCAGGGCAACGCATCGATAACTTTTTGCTCACTAAGCTCAAAGGTGTACCCAAGAGCATGATTTATCGCATTATCCGCAAAGGAGAAGTGCGGGTGAATAAAGGGCGGATTAAGCCTGAGTACAAACTGATTGAAGGGGATCAAGTTCGCGTGCCTCCCGTCAGAGTCGCGGAGCGCGAGACGGCGACGGTTTCGGCTAAATTAGATAAAGTGGCAGCATTAGCCGATTGTATTTTATTTGAAGACGATTCTATTCTTGTGTTGAATAAACCATCAGGCACGGCGGTACATGGTGGGAGTGGGTTGAGCTTTGGTGTTATTGAAGGGTTGAGAGCTTTGCGACCTGAAGCCCGTTTTCTCGAACTTGTTCATCGCCTTGACCGGGATACTTCCGGCATTCTATTGGTTGCCAAAAAACGTTCTGCTTTAAGAGCGTTACACGAACAACTGCGCTTAAAAACGATGCAAAAAGATTATTTAGCATTAGTGCGTGGCAATTGGCAATCTCATGTTAAAGTGGTTCAAGCTCCGCTGCTGAAAAATATTTTGCAAAGTGGTGAGCGTGTCGTCAAAGTTAGCAGTGAAGGAAAACCATCGGAAACACGGTTTAAAGTAGAAGAGCGTTTTGAGAATGCAACATTAGTGAAGGCGAGCCCTGTCACAGGGAGAACACATCAAATTCGTGTGCACACTTTGTATGCAGGTCACCCAATTGCTTTTGATAACCGTTATGGTGACGAACAATTTGATAGCCAATTAGCAGGCACTGGTCTTAATCGACTGTTCTTGCATGCCAGTGCGTTAAAATTTACTCATCCCAAAACAGGTGAGGAGATGCGCCTACAAGCCCCAATGGGGCAAGAGTTAACCCATTGTTTAAAGGTATTACGCCAACGTAAAGTGACATCTTAA
- a CDS encoding nucleoside triphosphate pyrophosphatase has translation MKSIILASTSPYRQALLKKLGLPFLASSPNIDESPVLNESAQALVMRLSHSKAAALVEHYPQHLIIGSDQVCVIDGKIVGKPHTFENAFNQLKAASGNTITFYTGLCLLDSATGKFNLQCELFDVHFRKLTDQEITNYLYKEEPFQCAGSFKSEGLGITLFDRLDGRDPNTLIGLPLILLLDMLRQHGVNPLLD, from the coding sequence ATGAAATCGATTATTTTGGCGTCAACTTCACCCTATCGACAGGCCTTACTAAAAAAATTAGGTTTACCTTTTTTAGCCTCTTCTCCAAATATTGATGAGTCACCTGTTTTAAACGAATCTGCTCAAGCTTTAGTCATGCGTTTATCCCATTCCAAGGCAGCTGCACTCGTAGAACACTACCCACAACATTTAATTATCGGTTCTGACCAAGTCTGTGTTATTGATGGAAAAATAGTGGGGAAACCTCATACCTTTGAAAATGCATTCAACCAGTTGAAAGCGGCGTCCGGGAATACCATCACATTTTATACTGGGCTGTGCCTATTAGATTCCGCGACAGGTAAATTTAATCTGCAATGTGAATTGTTTGATGTGCATTTTCGCAAATTAACGGACCAAGAGATCACCAACTACTTGTATAAAGAAGAACCGTTCCAATGTGCTGGCAGTTTTAAATCTGAAGGACTTGGCATTACCTTATTCGATAGACTTGACGGACGAGACCCAAATACATTGATTGGCCTGCCACTTATTTTGCTCCTCGACATGCTACGGCAACACGGTGTTAACCCGTTGCTGGATTAA
- the yceD gene encoding 23S rRNA accumulation protein YceD — protein MQKVKLPLTIDAQRAAQKNLDYVGSYTPEQVARLAESVVSVDSDVETELSFSIDKQRLTVIEGKSQVELTLQCQRCGNNFKHHVYVSYCFSPVVNDEKAEALPEHYEPIQIDEFGEIDLLGMIEDEIILSLPVVPVHDSEHCEVSEADMVYGELPPEAEKPNPFAVLASLKKST, from the coding sequence ATGCAAAAGGTAAAATTACCCCTGACTATCGATGCGCAGCGTGCAGCTCAGAAAAACCTCGACTATGTCGGGAGTTATACACCTGAGCAAGTTGCTCGTCTTGCAGAATCAGTAGTCAGTGTAGATAGTGATGTAGAAACCGAATTATCATTTAGCATTGATAAACAGCGTCTCACGGTTATCGAAGGGAAATCCCAAGTGGAACTCACCCTCCAATGCCAACGCTGCGGAAATAATTTCAAACATCATGTCTACGTATCGTATTGTTTTAGTCCTGTCGTCAATGACGAAAAGGCCGAAGCATTACCGGAGCACTACGAACCAATTCAAATTGATGAATTTGGTGAAATAGATTTGCTGGGAATGATAGAAGATGAAATAATTCTTTCCTTACCAGTTGTTCCGGTCCATGATTCTGAACACTGTGAAGTGTCCGAAGCGGATATGGTGTATGGTGAACTACCTCCTGAGGCAGAAAAACCAAACCCATTTGCCGTATTAGCCAGTTTAAAGAAAAGTACTTAA
- the rpmF gene encoding 50S ribosomal protein L32 produces the protein MAVQQNKPTRSKRGMRRSHDALTATLVSVDKTSGETHLRHHVTADGFYRGRKVISK, from the coding sequence ATGGCCGTACAACAGAATAAACCAACTCGTTCAAAACGCGGTATGCGTCGTTCACATGATGCACTGACTGCTACCCTAGTTTCTGTAGATAAAACTTCAGGTGAAACTCACCTGCGTCACCATGTGACTGCAGACGGTTTCTACCGTGGCCGTAAGGTTATCAGCAAGTAA
- the plsX gene encoding phosphate acyltransferase PlsX, with product MANLTIALDAMGGDVGPRVTVPAALQALASNSALKLLLVGQPEAIQPLLAHLSAEQISRVEIIPADGVIANDAKPSNAIRQSKGTSMRVALELVKTGQAQACVSAGNTGALMGLAKLMLKSIDGIERPALMTILPNQQKSQTVVLDLGANVNCSSEMLVQFAVMGSVMAEEVVNITKPKVALLNIGEEESKGLDNIREAAAVLKETASINYIGYVEGNELLTGKTDVLVCDGFAGNVSLKTMEGVIRVILSLLKSAGDEKKKRSWLMQLAKKWLKKRLMKRFGDMNPDQYNGATLLGLKGIVIKSHGAANENAFKAAIDRAVQAVEKQVPERITARLNIVLPRSDQ from the coding sequence TTGGCTAATCTAACCATTGCGTTAGATGCTATGGGCGGGGATGTTGGTCCTCGCGTCACAGTGCCTGCTGCATTGCAGGCACTGGCATCTAATTCAGCACTCAAATTACTGCTTGTCGGTCAACCCGAAGCCATTCAACCTTTGCTTGCACACTTAAGCGCCGAGCAAATTTCGCGTGTCGAAATTATTCCTGCGGATGGCGTTATTGCTAACGATGCCAAACCATCAAATGCAATAAGACAAAGCAAAGGAACCTCGATGCGAGTGGCCTTGGAGTTAGTGAAGACAGGGCAGGCACAAGCCTGTGTGAGTGCCGGAAATACAGGCGCATTGATGGGATTAGCAAAATTGATGTTGAAGTCCATAGACGGTATTGAGCGCCCAGCGTTAATGACCATCTTACCGAATCAGCAAAAAAGCCAAACGGTGGTGCTGGATTTAGGGGCAAATGTCAATTGTAGCAGTGAAATGTTAGTGCAATTTGCCGTAATGGGTTCAGTGATGGCCGAAGAAGTGGTCAATATCACAAAGCCGAAAGTTGCGTTGCTTAATATCGGTGAAGAAGAGAGCAAAGGACTGGATAATATCCGCGAAGCCGCCGCAGTGTTAAAAGAAACGGCATCCATTAACTATATTGGTTATGTTGAAGGTAATGAATTACTAACGGGCAAAACTGATGTACTGGTGTGTGACGGCTTCGCAGGTAACGTCTCATTAAAAACAATGGAAGGGGTGATCCGCGTTATTCTTTCTTTATTAAAATCGGCAGGCGACGAAAAGAAAAAACGCAGTTGGTTAATGCAACTGGCGAAAAAGTGGCTAAAAAAACGATTGATGAAGCGTTTTGGCGATATGAACCCCGACCAGTATAACGGTGCGACTCTGTTAGGATTAAAAGGTATTGTGATCAAGAGTCATGGTGCGGCTAACGAAAATGCCTTTAAAGCTGCGATTGACCGTGCAGTGCAAGCTGTTGAAAAACAAGTGCCAGAAAGAATAACAGCGCGATTAAATATTGTTTTACCCAGGAGTGATCAATAA
- a CDS encoding beta-ketoacyl-ACP synthase III, with translation MYSKILGTGSYLPAQVRTNADLEKMVDTSDEWIVTRTGIHERRIANEDENVSMMSFHAAQKALEMAQVDASEIGLIIVATTSATHAFPSAACQVQQMLGINDCAAFDVAAACAGFTYAISIADQFVKTGMTKKALVIGSDALSKTLDPEDRGTIILFGDAAGAIVIGESNEPGIISTHLHADGRYGDLLTLPNRSRCSDDPAYLTMTGNEVFKVAVRELAHIVDETLAESGIAKEQLDWLVPHQANLRIISATAKKLDMTMDKVVITLDRHGNTSAASVPTALDEAVRDGRIQRGQLVLLEAFGGGFTWGSALVRF, from the coding sequence ATGTATAGTAAAATCTTAGGAACAGGCAGCTACTTGCCAGCGCAAGTTCGTACGAATGCTGATCTGGAAAAAATGGTTGATACTTCTGATGAATGGATTGTGACCCGCACTGGGATACATGAAAGAAGAATTGCTAATGAAGACGAAAATGTCTCTATGATGAGCTTTCATGCGGCACAAAAAGCCCTTGAAATGGCACAAGTTGACGCCAGCGAAATTGGTTTGATCATTGTTGCGACAACCTCTGCAACCCATGCATTTCCTAGTGCTGCCTGTCAAGTACAGCAAATGTTAGGCATTAATGATTGCGCGGCTTTTGATGTTGCCGCAGCCTGTGCAGGCTTTACCTATGCGATCAGCATTGCGGATCAATTTGTTAAAACAGGCATGACGAAAAAAGCGCTGGTCATCGGTTCGGATGCATTATCAAAAACATTAGACCCAGAAGACCGTGGTACCATTATTTTATTTGGTGATGCCGCAGGTGCTATTGTTATTGGCGAATCTAATGAGCCGGGTATTATTTCTACCCATTTACACGCTGATGGGCGTTATGGGGATTTACTTACGCTACCTAATCGCAGCCGTTGTTCAGATGACCCTGCGTATTTAACCATGACAGGTAATGAAGTATTCAAAGTTGCAGTCCGTGAGTTAGCGCACATTGTTGATGAAACGCTGGCAGAAAGTGGGATTGCAAAAGAACAACTTGATTGGTTAGTGCCACATCAAGCAAATTTAAGAATTATTTCTGCGACGGCAAAAAAACTCGATATGACGATGGATAAAGTGGTTATCACCTTAGACCGTCACGGGAATACTTCTGCGGCATCTGTCCCAACTGCTCTTGATGAGGCAGTCCGTGATGGACGTATCCAACGTGGCCAACTAGTGCTGTTAGAAGCCTTTGGCGGCGGTTTCACGTGGGGCTCTGCCTTGGTTCGTTTTTAA